The genomic stretch GGCTGTGCTTTTAGGTCCAACGCTCCTTCCCAGGCCTCCCGCCACCATGGCCGTCGTCTTGTTAGTGGTGGTAGACGGGAAATGACCAGGCCAGGGCTCCAACAGTAGCCAAAACCCTCTGTTCGCACGAGGGAGGTGTGACGAGCCACTCTGCATGACACTGGCCGCTTTTGCTGGCTTTGCTGGCTTTGCTGGCCTCGCACCAGAAACACGCCTACTCTGTCCAGGCTGGGTACTGTGTAATTTACCCGACTACTAACCAACGACTAACTTCCCACCTAGCAAACTGCCTTCCTGAGAGTTTCAGCCGCTTGACCGCGCCGCACACCAAGCCGACTACGGCTACATTGTCACTTTGAAAGGCGCCTTCATTTCGCGCTCCGAGCATCCAAACTCGGTCATGACGCCCAACACTGCGGCACGATGCCGTTAGCTTTTAGCCTGCAATTAGATCACATCGATCTACATGTCGTGATCTTACGCCCCTGCCTGAGCTGCTTGActctgctgctgctgctgctaaAGGACGCGTACTTATTCGACTCCCTAACTAGGACCCGCCCGTCAGGCATGTGCATGATGAAGCCGCCAGCCTCGTCCTACACTCAATGCTATACCTTTGGCCCACATAGAGTCAACTTGCTAGGAGGGTTTCCATTTTGAGACCCATGTCTAGACCCGTGCACTCTTGGCAGAGCAGGGCAGTCAACCTCGAGTCCAGATCGACGATGCACTCTCCAAATGCAGTCTTGCAGGAGCTTCCGCGAGTTCCCTTGTCACAGGCCCCTAGCAGCTTGTTGTCGCTCATGTCCCGATTCTGACTGCCACATGGCCGAAAGGGAAGCAATGCGTAAGCCCCAAGTCAAAGTAACTCCAAAAAAGCAATTACCATAGACAATATAAACTGGGAATTCGAAACCATGCCGAGAGACGTCTTTGATTGTGCCAATGTCGTGTTGAAGTCACGTTGAACAAGGTACTGATCTTGAAGCTAGCCCGGACTGAGTACGGTAGGTAGGTACGGTAGGTCGGCCATGTCCATAACTACCCCACAGACGCCTTCGACGGCAAGAGCCATCACACCCCCAACCGCAAGCACGCGTCCGCCGTCCGGAAGGAGCGCCTCGATAGACGTTGCATGAGCGCCTCTCAATACCCAGCCTCATAGAGTGGGGGCGCAGACTCTAGCATCATTATTCATGTGTTCCATCCGATAATGTATCGGTTTGTAGTCCTGGTTAGAGTCAGTTGCATCTCTTGATCCCCTGCAACGGAGGGTGGGCCCGATTTGCAGATGAGCTGCAGGGCTTCATACGTGCGACGTCCGAGGAACAACGTCTTGCCGACTTCCCAACATGACATATACGAGTACGAGTGCTAGAATGTTATCATCTGATTAGTTCTCGGTATCGCTCGGCTTTGTCGGAGACACATGACAGTCAATCGCAACAACTACCGTAGGACTACTGTTGTCGGCTAAAGATACCGAACTTGCTCGCCGGGGTCGAAAAATCGGATGGTGTGGCATGAGGCGGATGTACGAAGCCGGACCTATCCCTCCTCTAGTATACCCTTCTGGTATACCCCTCTGGTTGTCCTGATCCATATATCCTGGCCGAAGGATTTGCAACTTCATGGAATTCCCTGGCAGAATGAGCGACAGCCGGGCCAAGCATACCCAGGTAAAACCACGGCCCCACCACGCTGACTAAGCGACCATGCACCAAAATTTCCAGCAGGCAGTCATGCAAAACACAACGAAATAATACGCGGCTGCACTGGGAAGAAAAGCAACACAGGAAACATGGCGCAAAATGAACCACAGGTACCGTCGGTGGAAATGCCACCCGCCATGGCCGAAGTCAAGTCGCAGAGCACAGAGGAGCTGCTCCAGGAGATGAACCGCATGCCACTTTTCATGACCAGTCTGGATGAAACCGACGGCGAGGGAGGCGAGAACATGGCCCTGGAGGCTCTAAAAGCCATGGCATATGAAGGGACCCGTGCCGAAGTTGCAGAAAACTTCCGACAGCAGGGCAACGAGTGTGCAAGAGCAAAGCAATGGACCGATGCCAAAGAATTCTACGACAAGGCCATAGCAGCGCTCAAGGGGCCACAGCTCTACAACCCCGATCCAGATGCACTGGGGCCTAATGGTATCCCTGTCGAGATAGATGCGGAGGAGGAGACAAAGAAGGAGACAGTAATTGCGGAGGCGGTATACGTGAATCGGGCGTTATGCAATCTGGAGAAGAGTAAGTTGAAAGCTGCGGGTAGCAGTCCCTGATACTAACATGGATCAGAGAATTATAGGTCATGCATACAAGACTGCGTCGCAACACTCAAGATCAACCCCGCAAATCTAAAGGCCTTTTACAGATCAGCCACTGCCGGCTTAGCGCTGGACAAGTTGGAAGAAGCGACGTGGGCCTGCGATCGAGGACTGGCCTTGGATGCAAGCAACGGGCCTCTCAAGACACTCAAGACCAAGATTGATGCGCGCAAGCAATACGTAGAATCCGTTGCCAGAGCGCGTCGGGAGCGGGAAGCCAAAGCAGCCTCGGAGCGCGCGACACTAAAACTCGCCCTCAAGAGCCGCAACATCTTGACGCGTAGCACGGAGAAGCCGCCAGATCTGGAAGACGCAGTGGTCAAGCTGGAGAACAGCATGGACCCATCATCCACACTGACTCTCCCCGTCATCTTACTCTACCCCATGCACTCGCAGTCTGACTTTATCAAAGCGTTTTCAGAGCGTGAGAAGTTGCATGAGCACCTCGATTACATCTTCCCCTTACCCTGGGACTCTGCCCACGAATACACAGTCGACAACGTGGAAGCATACATGGAAACCTCGTCTGGGGGCCTCATCAAAGTCGGCAAAAAGATGCCCCTGGCAAAGGTGCTCGGAAGCGGGAAGCCCGAGGTCGTCGACGGTCTGGTCACTATTAGCGTGATACCCAAATCCCAAGCCGCAGCCTGGATAGAAGAATTCAAGAAGCGCAAAGGCAAATCGGCCTAATCTCTCCATCCCAATTCTCCACCAAGAACGGCCCTTCTATCCTGCAcccagaagaagaagaagaagaagaagaagaaagaatAACTGCGACGCCACGGGTATCCCGAGCGCTCGCACGCGCACGCAGATCCAGCGAACGGGCCGATCGAACACTGCAACTTGCTATGAATTAAAATGGGGTACGGTTACCGTAGGCGGCCAAAAGACGCGTTACAAGTTAGCAGCGTTTATGGGACGCCGTAATCATCGGGAAATTTCCCCTGCCTATCGTTGCTCATCGGGTTGTTTCACAATGCCACTCCTCCGCCCTTCCCGGTTGGAACGTCACATCGCATCACATCACATCACACGTCAATTCGCTGTGTAGTTAATGGTCAGCCCAACGAAAAAAAATCCCCCACCATTCATAGGTACATAGTTATCATTATCTTCACAAGCCAAAACACATCCCGCGTCTCCTCTCGCAACCTAACCCTTAACACCGGCTATATGTCCTCCCCCCCCACCCGCACCAACGCGGACACACTACCCCAAATGCACATTCTCGTCTATTATCTGACCACTTTTGCCCTCCCTAACCCCCCATTCCATGGCGCCCACCACCCCCAGCACCGCAGCCAACGCCTCAAACGGGCGCGGCACCAACGCCCCTGTCCCCGTCTACCCCAAGCCCGGTACGAGGTTACCTACCACCGGCGCAGGCACACGGGGCAACGCAAGTACGCATGCGTGCACACGTGCGGTAATGTGAAGGCAAAAAAAAATGTGCATGCTGCATGTTGCTAACGACTGCTGCAGCGCCGCGGGTGCGTACATGACAGTTGCCATTTTGCATACCTACACGGTATATGTTGCTGCGTCTGTAGGTACGTACATACTTACGTACGGTAGGTCCGTCATCCCTTTTCGTTTGCGTCGTCGTTTCACGTAAACTGCGAGTTGCATTTGAATGAGCTGCATTTAACATGTGATATCTTATTTCCGATTTATTGCTGTGCGCTCGTCCTTGCATTGTGTAACAACTGAAAAAGTGCTGCCACACTGCATAGAAACTCGGTTATGCAGGCCACGACACCTGTGCGTAACCGTACTCGTACCGTAAACGTGGCGTTTTGTGATAATGGACTGCACTGCGGCCGCACGGAGAAAGTGGGGCTGAGGGTTGGCTAGTTGGCCCGTTGATGGGTTTTTTTGCGCCGAACGGGCGTTCTTATTTGGCGAGGAGCATTGGCGAAGAGCAAAAGGGGAGATTAGCCAGCAGACTTCACAAAATCCATCACGTCGGTACCGACTCCTCGTTTATCTATGCTTATTTTAATTTTGTTGGGATTTGGGGTTAACTTTGGCATGCTTCCGTGAAGTACTCTAAACCGTGAACGCCAACTTCACCCATTGAACATGATGTCATCCACACGTAAAGATATGATTAGACCTCCTCCCAACCCGTAGCCCCGTAACGCCTGAGTCCCATGTGTTTGGCTGAGCCAGTTAGCCAAGGGACAGACGCCGAACGGCCGATGACATGAAGAAACAACAATGTAATGAAGAGTTGTGGCAGTGACAGTCATACCTGTATACCTGTGAGGCTTCGATGAGACTATTCGTCCTCGTAGAGCTTCTTCTTGCGAGTCATGGCCTCCTCTAGGTCGGCCCAGACCGCGTTGCTAATCTTACCCAGGAGACTAAAGTACCTGTCGGGAATCCGATCGACTTCGTCTGCCTTGACCTGTTCGAGATAGCCCAGAAACTTCACATCCGAGCGCTGTAGCTGTCGTCGACCACCAAAAAACATGGAGACCTTGCGGAGTTTGGCCTCACGGAGGATTCGCAGACAATTCATCAGGTACTCATCATTGAGGTAGCGACGCTTCTCGTTTGATTCAACGTAGGAAGTGTGACGAGGAGACGCGTCATCGAATACAAACTTGATATCCCGAAGATACTGCAGATTCTCGGGGCCGATCATCTTCAGAAAGTGGAGCACATCCTGATAGCCAACCTCTTTTGGTACTGCCTCCCAGAATGGTCCACGAGTGCCGTAATGACGCTTGAATGAGAAAGTGTTCTCCCCGTACAGGACCGAGCAGCCTTCGTTATGTACTAGCTTGCAGGTTCTCAGGAACTGGGCGGACTTGCAGAGGTTGTCCTTGGGGTTCTGTTTGTTTACCGGGATTCTAAGCTCTTGGGTGTCATCGTTGCGCGCGAACAGGTATCGGTAGATGGTATTCCGCAACTCTGCGGGTAGATCGGTGAAGCCCTTGGGACGAGCTGCCAAAACCTTGTCTGGTTGAGACTGTCGGCTCTTGGTGCATACCTTCTTCGACTTACCCGGCTGCATCTCGTGAAGCTTGCCTGCCTCGTTGGTCTGTAGCATACTACTGTCGATCTTTACGAAGAGTGGGCCATGGAAGCCTAGCGGGACGTTGAACTGCAGCGTCATAGGCGGCTTCTTAGGGGTATGTCGGTGGAAGGCGCCACCTTCTTCGTTGTCTGTCAATTCGTCGAGCTCTTGGTCGTAGAGGAGAGGCTCTAGATGAGGCGACGGAGGGGAGGGGCTGCGCTTGCGCTTGGTCATACGCTTGTTTTTGTTCTTTCCCTTGTCTGCCCGGCCGCGTGGCTCCATAtcgtcttcttcctcttcctcgctcTCGTCAGTCGTCAATGGCCCAAACTCGTCGTCTTCAAAGTCCACGTAGCCTGCCACCTTCTGGATCTTGCCCGCGCTCTTGCGGACTGGGCGGCCTGTCTTCTTGTTGTAGCTGGTAATTCTGGACGGGCTTCCTAGTTCTGGACTGCTTTGTCGATCGGGAGTAGCTGGTGGAGGTGCAATGGGCATCTTACCCTTGGAAGGCATGATGAAGATTTGATGGGCGTTTGCAGCGGTGTGGACTCGGGGCGCGTGCGCTGTTTTCGTGACCGCTGGTTGAACGTGGAGGTCGAGGTTGCGGACGAGGCGGGGTAGCAGATGGAGTGAGGTATAAGTGGAGACAAGGTACTGCGAGGGCGCCTTTGAGGAAGTAGCAGTCCGTGTGAAGGCGTGCTTTCCCGATTTGCAGCTTGGCGGACAGCGCGAGGAAGGTACGATGGGGGCGAACCAAAGGCATGAGCTGCATCGGGAAGCGCATAAGGAAGGTGAAGGTATTGAGAATTCATGGCGACAGATGTTTACTTTGTTTTagaaagaaagagagagaaatAAGGATAAAAGGAGAAGTTTTGCGGACCAAGCAGAGATACCTTCAGGTGAAGGTCGTCATGATACTGCCACCTTCTTGCAACGTTGCACTCACTCACTCGGCAGGGACAAGACCCAGTGACATCAGGGACAGGACAATGCAGGTCTATCCGATCACCGGTCGTGATATCCATAGTGAGTCGGGACGAGCTGGCCGATGATACAGCTTCGACCAGATGAGTACCATGTGCAGGACAACAGCTCTTGATTTGCACCACATTCACACAGAAAGATGATAGGAGCAGACAAATATATTGTATTGAAATGCTACATACTTGTACAAGCATCGACTGTAGACTGAGGCGGAAACACCATAACAGAGTGTTC from Pyrenophora tritici-repentis strain M4 chromosome 1, whole genome shotgun sequence encodes the following:
- a CDS encoding tetratricopeptide repeat protein 4, giving the protein MAQNEPQVPSVEMPPAMAEVKSQSTEELLQEMNRMPLFMTSLDETDGEGGENMALEALKAMAYEGTRAEVAENFRQQGNECARAKQWTDAKEFYDKAIAALKGPQLYNPDPDALGPNGIPVEIDAEEETKKETVIAEAVYVNRALCNLEKKNYRSCIQDCVATLKINPANLKAFYRSATAGLALDKLEEATWACDRGLALDASNGPLKTLKTKIDARKQYVESVARARREREAKAASERATLKLALKSRNILTRSTEKPPDLEDAVVKLENSMDPSSTLTLPVILLYPMHSQSDFIKAFSEREKLHEHLDYIFPLPWDSAHEYTVDNVEAYMETSSGGLIKVGKKMPLAKVLGSGKPEVVDGLVTISVIPKSQAAAWIEEFKKRKGKSA